A stretch of Rhizobium sp. TH2 DNA encodes these proteins:
- a CDS encoding HPr kinase/phosphorylase — translation MTRVLAHGTAIVVGETGVIFTGPVGSGKSSLALQTMFSARIAGHFAALLSDDQVFLEAVNGDVTGFCPPSIAGMIELRGSGIGRVEFVAEARLHYAIRLIEVHADNRIPAENQRWKADQGIDLPLIMLDRRVRDPFPWLAALLPGFPGNIPG, via the coding sequence ATGACCCGCGTTCTGGCACACGGCACGGCTATCGTCGTGGGCGAGACCGGCGTGATCTTTACCGGCCCGGTCGGTTCGGGAAAATCGTCACTGGCGCTGCAGACCATGTTCAGCGCCCGAATCGCGGGACATTTTGCCGCGCTTCTGAGCGACGATCAGGTTTTCCTTGAGGCGGTTAACGGAGATGTGACCGGCTTCTGCCCACCGTCGATAGCGGGGATGATCGAGTTGAGGGGCAGCGGCATCGGGAGGGTCGAATTCGTGGCGGAAGCGCGGCTCCACTATGCGATCCGGCTGATCGAGGTGCATGCCGACAACAGGATTCCCGCAGAGAATCAACGCTGGAAAGCCGACCAGGGGATCGATCTGCCGCTGATCATGCTGGACCGGCGGGTGCGCGATCCCTTTCCCTGGCTTGCGGCGCTGCTGCCGGGCTTTCCGGGCAACATACCGGGCTGA
- the tsaE gene encoding tRNA (adenosine(37)-N6)-threonylcarbamoyltransferase complex ATPase subunit type 1 TsaE has translation MPTFSYFLADDQATRALGEDLALTVKPGDCLALSGDLGAGKSSLARALIRAIAGNDELEVPSPTFTLVQSYDLKYQIAHFDLYRLADESELAELGLDEALERGVVLIEWPDKVGAALPKDAIRIEISHEGAGRRLNLDVGEGRFADRLVRVNAIRAFMDDNGYRGARRTFLIGDSSFRAYERVKTVDGKPFILMDSAARPNGPPIRDGKPYSQLVHLAENVRPFIAIGKYLKSIKLSAPEIYETDIEHGILMIEDLGSDGVLDASGTPIAERYEEAVRGLADFHKQQPPARLPVGNGEYHDLPHFDRETLKFEAEVLLDWHIPWRRGGQKASAAEAREYFEIWDHLIDELKGLETNLVLRDYHSPNIMWMAGRRGFDRVGIIDFQDAIVGPSSYDVVSLTQDARVTVERPLMERLMEIYMSAREAQGAFDRKAFLKSFAIMSAERACRLNGLWVRLWQRDGMESYMRHMPRTLWHLSMAFEHEVNAPLKDWCQRAGVITMDSPEAAVA, from the coding sequence ATGCCCACTTTCTCCTACTTTCTCGCCGATGACCAAGCCACCCGCGCGCTGGGCGAAGACCTTGCCTTGACCGTGAAGCCGGGGGACTGCCTGGCACTTTCGGGCGATCTCGGCGCCGGCAAATCATCGCTGGCGCGCGCGCTGATCCGCGCCATTGCGGGCAATGACGAACTCGAAGTGCCGAGCCCCACCTTCACGCTGGTGCAGAGCTACGACCTCAAATACCAGATCGCGCATTTCGATCTCTACAGGCTTGCCGACGAGAGCGAACTGGCCGAACTCGGTCTGGATGAGGCGCTTGAGCGCGGCGTGGTGCTGATCGAATGGCCCGACAAGGTCGGAGCGGCGCTGCCCAAGGACGCGATCCGCATCGAGATTTCGCATGAGGGCGCCGGGCGGCGGCTGAACCTTGATGTCGGCGAGGGCCGGTTCGCGGACCGGCTGGTAAGGGTCAATGCCATACGTGCCTTCATGGACGACAATGGCTACAGGGGCGCACGGCGGACATTCCTGATCGGCGATTCGTCCTTCCGCGCCTATGAGCGGGTGAAAACCGTCGATGGCAAGCCGTTCATCCTGATGGATTCGGCGGCGCGGCCCAATGGTCCGCCGATCCGCGACGGCAAGCCCTATTCGCAGCTGGTGCATCTGGCCGAGAATGTCCGGCCGTTCATCGCGATCGGCAAATACCTGAAAAGCATCAAGCTTTCAGCGCCCGAGATCTATGAGACCGATATCGAGCACGGCATCCTGATGATCGAGGATCTCGGCTCGGATGGCGTGCTCGACGCATCGGGCACGCCGATCGCCGAGCGCTATGAGGAGGCGGTACGCGGGCTTGCCGATTTCCACAAGCAGCAGCCGCCGGCGCGGCTGCCTGTCGGCAATGGCGAATATCACGACCTGCCGCATTTCGACCGCGAGACGCTGAAATTCGAGGCCGAGGTACTGCTCGACTGGCACATTCCCTGGCGGCGCGGCGGCCAGAAGGCGAGCGCCGCCGAAGCACGCGAGTATTTCGAGATCTGGGATCACCTGATCGATGAACTCAAGGGGCTCGAGACCAATCTCGTGCTGCGCGACTACCATTCGCCGAACATCATGTGGATGGCGGGTCGCCGTGGGTTCGATCGGGTCGGCATCATCGATTTCCAGGATGCGATCGTCGGGCCGTCCTCCTATGACGTCGTGTCGCTGACACAGGATGCGCGGGTGACCGTCGAACGGCCGCTGATGGAACGGCTGATGGAGATCTATATGAGTGCGCGCGAGGCGCAGGGGGCGTTCGATCGCAAAGCGTTCCTCAAGTCGTTCGCCATCATGTCGGCCGAGCGCGCCTGCCGGCTGAATGGGCTGTGGGTACGACTCTGGCAGCGCGACGGTATGGAAAGCTACATGCGCCACATGCCGCGCACGCTGTGGCATCTCTCGATGGCCTTCGAGCATGAGGTCAACGCGCCGCTCAAGGACTGGTGCCAGCGGGCGGGCGTGATCACCATGGATTCGCCGGAAGCCGCCGTCGCATGA
- a CDS encoding PTS sugar transporter subunit IIA codes for MIGLVLVTHGHLADEFRSALEHVVGPQKAIGTISIGPDDDMDNRRQDIVDAVAAADDGNGVIILTDMFGGTPSNLSISVMSRGNTEVIAGMNLPMLIKLAGVRGENNMQKALVEASEAGRKYIYVASRVLSGK; via the coding sequence ATGATCGGACTGGTGCTTGTCACACATGGACATCTGGCGGATGAGTTCCGTTCCGCTCTTGAACATGTGGTGGGTCCGCAGAAGGCGATCGGCACGATCTCCATCGGCCCCGATGACGACATGGACAACCGCCGCCAGGACATCGTGGACGCCGTCGCCGCCGCCGATGACGGCAATGGCGTGATCATTCTCACCGACATGTTCGGCGGCACGCCGTCCAATCTCTCGATCTCGGTCATGTCGCGCGGCAATACCGAAGTGATCGCCGGCATGAACCTGCCGATGCTGATCAAGCTCGCCGGCGTGCGCGGCGAGAACAACATGCAGAAGGCGCTTGTCGAAGCCTCCGAAGCCGGCCGCAAATATATCTATGTCGCAAGCCGGGTGCTCTCCGGAAAATAA
- a CDS encoding HPr family phosphocarrier protein, translating into MADSGLEREILIINKRGLHARASAKFVQTVELFDAEIHVSKDGMTVGGTSIMGLMMLAAAPGSTIMVTASGAQAAEALNTIEALIADKFGEEA; encoded by the coding sequence ATGGCGGATAGCGGGCTCGAGCGGGAAATCCTGATCATCAACAAAAGGGGCCTGCATGCCCGCGCCTCCGCGAAGTTCGTCCAGACGGTCGAACTGTTCGACGCGGAAATCCACGTCTCCAAGGACGGAATGACGGTGGGCGGCACCTCGATCATGGGCTTGATGATGCTGGCGGCGGCGCCCGGTTCGACCATCATGGTGACGGCATCGGGCGCACAGGCAGCCGAGGCGCTGAACACGATCGAGGCGCTGATTGCCGATAAGTTCGGCGAAGAAGCGTAG
- a CDS encoding ATP-binding protein yields MKSGFEDIATQSRGGTNPPRSAKREGVSSNLLGNALFSATALIPGAAFAAVPTAERMLSSSNTIGFAAAAGLISVSLIGAFILMRKRTDMENENRQIRTALSDAQSRISRFEALIADKNRRIVIWDGMDGNPEFLGQLPPETGAPVNDRDFLAFGRWLRPRSASELERAIDRLRADAASFDIVVETSRDEVLEAQGRVSGGRAFVRFVSLNNLRAQLAELQIERDRLQGSIRTFQTLMDAVDMPSWQRSPDGKLAWVNDAYGEAVKAPTPDIVLQEGRELLETVSREKIKAVATLDNPFRDKVATVVNGNRTYYEVVDVKTSSGSAGIALDVSRQEAIRDELNRTIKSHAETLDMLATPVAIFDDRQKLQYYNQAFRQLWDLDIAFLESQPAHGELLDRLRAVSRLPEQLNWKTWKESILSVYRSLDTHTDVWHLSNGQTLRVFATARPQGGATWVFENLTEKVDLETRYNTLLKVQGETIDHLAEGVAVFEPDGRITLSNPAFRALWGISAAEAEPGTHIKAIEAACLPSYEGADGWKTYSRIITSFEDMREQISGKLELKTGLVLDYAVIPLPNAQTMLTFVNVTDSELAERALKDKNEALRKADELKNAFVQHVSYELRSPLTNIIGFTDLLRTPGMDPLTGRQAEYLDHISNSSSVLLTLVNDILDLATVDAGIMELTLEPVDINDLLDEVSLQIAHRLQENDVTLKITADHDLGTVMADHQRLKQIFIKLLANAANFAPDGTSIGLKCWREANDFVFTVSDAGPGMTPEMLAKIFNRFESDGRGGRKSGAGLGLAIVESFVNLHHGSISVDSAPGTGTRVTCRIPAGEKNERLSAAE; encoded by the coding sequence ATGAAATCGGGATTCGAGGACATTGCAACGCAATCGCGGGGTGGGACAAATCCGCCCCGGAGCGCGAAGCGTGAGGGCGTAAGCTCCAACCTGCTGGGCAACGCGCTGTTTTCAGCCACCGCGCTCATTCCCGGCGCCGCCTTTGCTGCCGTGCCGACGGCCGAGCGCATGCTCTCCTCTTCCAACACGATCGGCTTTGCCGCGGCCGCCGGCCTGATCTCCGTCTCGCTGATCGGCGCCTTCATCCTGATGCGCAAGCGCACTGACATGGAGAACGAAAACCGCCAGATCCGCACCGCGCTGTCCGACGCGCAGAGCCGCATTTCCCGCTTCGAGGCGCTGATCGCCGACAAGAACCGCCGGATCGTGATCTGGGACGGCATGGACGGGAATCCGGAATTTCTCGGCCAATTGCCGCCCGAGACCGGTGCGCCGGTCAACGATCGCGACTTCCTGGCCTTCGGCCGCTGGCTGCGGCCCCGCTCCGCAAGCGAGTTGGAACGGGCGATCGACAGGCTGCGCGCCGATGCGGCGAGCTTCGACATCGTGGTGGAAACCAGCCGCGACGAGGTGCTGGAAGCGCAGGGCCGAGTATCCGGCGGCCGAGCCTTCGTGCGCTTCGTCTCGCTCAACAATCTCCGCGCCCAACTGGCGGAGTTGCAGATCGAGCGCGACCGGCTGCAGGGTTCGATCCGCACCTTCCAGACGCTGATGGACGCCGTCGACATGCCGAGCTGGCAGCGCAGCCCGGATGGCAAGCTCGCCTGGGTGAACGACGCCTATGGCGAGGCCGTCAAGGCGCCGACGCCGGATATCGTGCTGCAGGAAGGCCGCGAACTCTTGGAAACCGTGAGCCGTGAAAAAATCAAGGCCGTGGCGACGCTGGATAACCCGTTCCGCGACAAGGTGGCGACCGTGGTGAACGGCAACCGCACCTATTACGAGGTCGTGGACGTGAAGACGTCCTCCGGTTCGGCCGGTATCGCGCTGGACGTATCGCGCCAGGAAGCGATCCGTGACGAGTTGAACCGGACGATCAAGAGCCACGCCGAGACGCTCGACATGCTGGCGACCCCGGTGGCGATTTTCGACGACCGGCAGAAGCTGCAATATTACAACCAGGCCTTCCGCCAGCTCTGGGATCTCGACATCGCCTTCCTGGAATCGCAGCCCGCGCATGGCGAGTTGCTCGACCGGCTGAGGGCCGTATCGCGGCTGCCCGAACAGCTGAACTGGAAGACCTGGAAGGAAAGCATTCTTTCCGTCTATCGCTCGCTCGATACCCATACCGATGTCTGGCACTTGTCGAATGGCCAGACGCTGCGCGTTTTCGCCACTGCCCGTCCGCAAGGCGGTGCGACCTGGGTGTTCGAGAACCTGACCGAGAAGGTCGATCTCGAAACCCGCTACAATACGTTGCTCAAGGTGCAGGGCGAGACGATCGATCATCTCGCCGAAGGCGTTGCGGTGTTTGAGCCGGATGGGCGGATCACGCTGTCGAACCCGGCTTTCCGGGCACTCTGGGGTATTTCAGCAGCCGAGGCCGAGCCGGGCACCCATATCAAGGCGATCGAGGCGGCCTGCCTGCCGAGCTATGAAGGGGCCGACGGCTGGAAGACTTATTCGCGCATCATCACCAGTTTCGAGGACATGCGCGAGCAGATCTCCGGCAAGCTGGAACTCAAGACCGGGCTGGTGCTCGATTATGCAGTGATACCGCTGCCGAACGCCCAGACCATGCTGACCTTCGTCAACGTGACCGACAGCGAACTGGCCGAACGGGCGCTGAAGGACAAGAACGAAGCCCTGCGCAAGGCCGACGAACTCAAGAATGCCTTCGTGCAGCATGTGTCCTACGAACTGCGCTCGCCGCTGACCAATATCATCGGCTTCACCGACCTGCTGCGCACACCGGGCATGGACCCGCTGACCGGACGGCAGGCGGAATATCTCGACCATATCTCGAATTCCTCCTCCGTGCTGCTGACGCTGGTCAACGACATCCTCGATCTCGCCACCGTCGATGCGGGGATCATGGAACTCACGCTCGAACCAGTCGATATCAACGACCTGCTCGACGAAGTGTCGCTGCAGATCGCCCACCGGCTGCAGGAAAACGACGTGACGCTGAAGATCACCGCCGACCATGATCTCGGCACCGTGATGGCCGATCACCAGCGGCTGAAGCAGATATTCATCAAGCTGCTGGCCAACGCCGCCAATTTCGCGCCCGACGGTACTTCGATCGGGCTGAAATGCTGGCGCGAGGCCAATGACTTCGTCTTCACCGTATCCGATGCCGGCCCGGGCATGACGCCTGAAATGCTGGCAAAAATCTTCAACCGCTTCGAAAGCGACGGGCGCGGCGGGCGCAAATCCGGTGCAGGACTTGGCCTTGCGATTGTCGAGAGCTTCGTGAACCTGCATCATGGCTCGATTTCGGTCGATTCGGCGCCGGGAACCGGAACCCGCGTCACCTGCCGCATTCCCGCCGGTGAAAAAAACGAGCGCCTGAGCGCCGCCGAATAA
- a CDS encoding TetR/AcrR family transcriptional regulator, translating to MIDRVPAKERLLKAAAELFYTDGVAATGIDTITARAGVARMSLYNNFSSKADLVKFYLENRVAEWQAVLAARLERAKTPAERVLAVFDSYVDHAHLAYGWGFRGCGLLNAAAELPVGDPGRATVAFQKDEVERLFREYLGDIAPDSTTADDVAEHLSFLLEGAMARAGLDGHDGRLKSARKMAVSLLEQFAASNSPAQRDEH from the coding sequence GTGATCGATCGAGTGCCTGCGAAGGAACGCCTGCTGAAGGCAGCGGCTGAACTGTTTTATACGGATGGTGTCGCCGCTACGGGTATCGACACGATCACTGCGCGCGCCGGCGTCGCTCGGATGAGCCTGTACAATAACTTTTCCTCCAAAGCGGACCTAGTGAAGTTCTATCTGGAAAACCGCGTGGCGGAATGGCAGGCGGTGCTGGCAGCGCGGCTAGAGCGGGCAAAGACACCGGCAGAGCGGGTTCTCGCCGTCTTCGACTCCTATGTCGATCATGCCCATCTTGCCTATGGATGGGGGTTTCGCGGCTGCGGCTTGCTGAACGCGGCGGCCGAACTGCCGGTCGGCGACCCGGGCCGGGCAACGGTCGCTTTCCAGAAGGACGAAGTCGAGCGGCTGTTTCGGGAGTATCTGGGTGACATCGCGCCCGATTCCACGACCGCCGACGACGTCGCGGAACATCTGTCCTTCCTGCTCGAAGGTGCGATGGCGCGCGCTGGTCTCGACGGACATGACGGGCGGCTGAAGAGCGCGCGCAAGATGGCAGTGTCGCTGTTGGAGCAATTTGCGGCGTCGAATTCGCCTGCGCAGCGGGACGAGCATTGA
- a CDS encoding helix-turn-helix transcriptional regulator, whose protein sequence is MNGTSPSISFDRMFQALADPNRRGFVEHLARKPASVKELAASADVGLPAVLKHLRILEDGGLVISEKAGRVRTYRMQKDAFAAINAWIDQRQAAMNLAFDRLVSLMAELPEEEE, encoded by the coding sequence ATGAACGGCACATCGCCATCCATTTCATTCGACCGAATGTTCCAGGCCTTGGCGGACCCGAACCGGCGAGGATTTGTCGAACATCTCGCGCGCAAGCCGGCATCCGTAAAGGAACTGGCTGCGTCCGCCGATGTCGGCTTGCCCGCGGTTCTCAAGCACCTGCGAATTCTGGAGGATGGCGGCCTTGTCATATCGGAGAAGGCAGGACGGGTCCGGACCTATCGTATGCAGAAGGATGCCTTCGCCGCGATCAACGCGTGGATCGACCAGAGGCAGGCGGCGATGAACCTCGCCTTCGATCGTCTCGTCTCGTTGATGGCCGAATTGCCTGAAGAGGAAGAATAA
- a CDS encoding DMT family transporter, with protein MSDIADVPSPARNGLLALALVIIVEAALVITWSAGFVGVRFATDHAPIFLILLWRSLVSGLLLSPFALTMGPKLRWKNVLPQILFGALAMAGYLAGFAMAIGRGVPTGLVALITDMLPLAVALLSWPVLGQALTGRQWLGSFVGFAGVLIASGSALSIGDVPLWAYGLPVLGTLSLAMATLLQKRSPAGAMPVHQSLCIQCLSASAIFAVLAWHEGGVLPALDTGFIGGILWLVFVATFGAWSLYYLALRKSSAARVTAILYLSPPVTMIWAWIMFDEPLSWVMAAGLVVSLAGIIIVARSQASPSVASSN; from the coding sequence ATGAGTGACATTGCCGACGTCCCGTCTCCTGCAAGGAATGGCCTGCTCGCGCTCGCCCTTGTGATCATTGTCGAAGCGGCTCTTGTGATAACCTGGAGTGCCGGCTTCGTCGGGGTACGCTTCGCCACAGATCACGCGCCGATCTTCCTCATCCTGCTCTGGCGCAGCCTGGTTTCAGGACTGCTGTTATCGCCCTTTGCCCTGACGATGGGGCCGAAACTGCGCTGGAAGAATGTGCTGCCGCAGATCCTGTTCGGTGCATTGGCGATGGCCGGTTACCTGGCGGGATTCGCGATGGCTATTGGTCGCGGCGTACCGACGGGACTGGTGGCGCTTATTACCGACATGCTGCCGCTGGCCGTCGCGCTGCTTTCATGGCCTGTTCTCGGCCAGGCGCTGACCGGCCGCCAGTGGCTCGGTTCCTTCGTCGGTTTTGCCGGCGTCCTGATCGCGTCCGGTTCGGCCTTGAGCATAGGCGACGTGCCGCTCTGGGCCTATGGCCTGCCGGTGCTCGGAACCTTGTCGCTTGCGATGGCGACGCTGCTGCAAAAGCGCAGCCCGGCCGGCGCCATGCCCGTGCACCAGAGCCTCTGCATTCAGTGCCTCTCGGCCTCGGCGATCTTCGCGGTCTTGGCCTGGCACGAGGGCGGAGTGCTGCCAGCGCTCGATACGGGCTTCATCGGCGGTATCCTGTGGCTTGTCTTCGTCGCGACCTTCGGCGCGTGGAGCCTCTATTATCTCGCGTTGCGCAAGTCCTCCGCCGCGCGCGTAACCGCGATCCTCTATCTCAGCCCGCCGGTGACGATGATCTGGGCCTGGATCATGTTCGACGAGCCGCTGTCCTGGGTCATGGCCGCCGGACTGGTCGTATCGCTGGCGGGGATAATCATCGTGGCGAGGTCGCAGGCGAGCCCCTCGGTGGCATCGAGCAATTGA
- a CDS encoding SRPBCC domain-containing protein, which translates to MGVNVNHRTFVIERELPGRPTHAFRFWSVHALKRRWTSCHPDWEVIDDRMDFREDGSERMIWRMPDGTEQSMLAHYLEIAAPERIVYAYAMHTDGKCISSSLVTVELIGDGAKTRMTYTEQAVFGDARDGDIRQSGTGSGFERLREVLMATQEAPDESLLPS; encoded by the coding sequence ATGGGTGTGAACGTCAACCATCGAACCTTTGTCATCGAGCGTGAACTGCCGGGCCGTCCAACCCATGCCTTTCGCTTCTGGTCGGTCCACGCGCTCAAGCGCCGCTGGACCTCCTGCCATCCCGACTGGGAGGTGATCGACGACCGCATGGATTTCAGGGAAGACGGCAGCGAACGGATGATTTGGCGCATGCCCGATGGCACCGAGCAAAGCATGCTGGCGCATTATCTCGAAATCGCTGCCCCCGAACGGATCGTCTACGCCTATGCGATGCACACGGACGGCAAGTGCATCTCCTCGTCACTGGTGACCGTGGAACTGATTGGAGATGGGGCGAAAACGCGCATGACCTACACCGAGCAAGCCGTTTTCGGCGACGCCCGCGATGGCGACATACGTCAAAGCGGTACCGGCAGCGGCTTCGAGCGGCTTCGCGAGGTATTGATGGCGACACAGGAAGCGCCGGACGAATCATTGCTTCCGTCGTGA
- a CDS encoding YoaK family protein encodes MANHQNTRSGNLLRLFAHLAAHRRSGATDAALGTLLAFVAGAVNAGGFIAIGKYTSHMTGILSAMADDAALGGFGFAAIGLLALACFTAGAGASAILINWGRRNVRSRQYVYPLFLEAVLLICFAAAGLLQPAAFIAVAAPLLCFVMGLQNATITKISGARVRTTHVTGMVTDIGIELGKCAYWNQGGDPRKLRVRPNLTKLVILSQMVGMFFAGGVIGAIGYGFFGYAFSVPIAALLLAMVLPVIIRSHHAII; translated from the coding sequence ATGGCAAACCACCAAAACACCAGATCCGGCAATCTCCTGCGCCTCTTCGCTCATCTTGCGGCGCATAGGCGAAGCGGCGCCACGGATGCGGCACTCGGGACGCTGCTCGCCTTCGTTGCCGGCGCGGTGAATGCCGGCGGCTTTATCGCGATCGGCAAATACACATCACACATGACCGGCATTCTCTCGGCCATGGCGGACGACGCGGCTCTTGGCGGATTCGGGTTTGCCGCGATCGGGCTTCTCGCGCTCGCCTGCTTCACGGCCGGCGCCGGGGCGTCCGCGATCCTCATCAACTGGGGGCGGCGAAACGTGCGGAGCAGGCAATATGTCTACCCGCTCTTCCTGGAAGCGGTACTGCTCATCTGCTTTGCAGCGGCCGGGCTGCTGCAACCGGCGGCTTTCATTGCGGTTGCGGCGCCCCTGCTCTGCTTCGTCATGGGCCTGCAAAATGCAACGATCACCAAGATATCGGGTGCACGCGTGAGGACGACGCATGTGACCGGCATGGTGACCGATATCGGCATCGAACTCGGGAAATGCGCCTATTGGAATCAGGGCGGCGATCCCCGCAAGCTCCGGGTACGGCCGAATCTCACCAAGCTCGTGATCCTGTCGCAAATGGTGGGCATGTTCTTTGCCGGCGGCGTGATCGGCGCCATCGGCTACGGGTTCTTCGGCTATGCGTTTTCGGTGCCGATTGCGGCGCTGTTGCTCGCCATGGTACTGCCGGTGATTATCCGTAGTCACCACGCCATCATATAA
- the ahcY gene encoding adenosylhomocysteinase, with amino-acid sequence MTAAKDYLVADIGLADYGRKELTIAETEMPGLMAARSEYGEKKPLKGARITGSLHMTIQTGVLIETLVALGAEVRWASCNIFSTQDHAAAAIAAAGIPVYAVKGETLEEYWTYTDKIFQWTDGGLSNMILDDGGDATMYILLGARAEAGEDVLSKPESEEEEVLVAQIKKRMAASPGWFTKQRDAIKGVTEETTTGVHRLYQLQEKGLLPFPAINVNDSVTKSKFDNKYGCKESLVDGIRRGTDVMMAGKVAVVCGYGDVGKGSAASLAGAGARVKVTEIDPICALQAAMDGFEVVQLEDVVKTADIFITATGNKDVIRLDHMREMKDMAIVGNIGHFDNEIQVTALRNLKWNNIKPQVDMIEFPKGNRMILLSEGRLLNLGNATGHPSFVMSASFTNQVLGQIELYNNDGKYKNEVYVLPKHLDEKVARLHLEKLGVRLTELSDQQADYISVEKSGPFKAEHYRY; translated from the coding sequence ATGACCGCTGCCAAGGATTATCTTGTCGCCGATATCGGCCTGGCCGACTACGGCCGCAAGGAACTGACAATCGCCGAAACCGAAATGCCGGGCCTGATGGCCGCGCGTAGCGAATATGGCGAGAAGAAGCCACTCAAGGGCGCGCGCATCACCGGTTCGCTGCATATGACGATCCAGACCGGCGTACTGATCGAGACGCTCGTCGCTCTCGGCGCCGAAGTGCGCTGGGCCTCGTGCAACATCTTCTCGACCCAGGACCATGCCGCCGCCGCGATCGCCGCAGCCGGCATTCCGGTCTATGCCGTCAAGGGTGAGACGCTCGAGGAATACTGGACCTATACCGACAAGATCTTCCAGTGGACCGATGGCGGTCTCTCCAACATGATCCTCGACGATGGCGGCGACGCCACCATGTACATCCTGCTCGGCGCCCGTGCGGAAGCCGGCGAGGACGTGCTGTCCAAGCCTGAGTCTGAAGAAGAAGAAGTCCTGGTCGCCCAAATCAAGAAGCGTATGGCCGCTTCGCCGGGCTGGTTCACCAAGCAGCGCGATGCGATCAAGGGCGTGACCGAAGAGACCACGACCGGCGTGCACCGCCTCTACCAGCTGCAGGAAAAGGGCCTGCTGCCCTTCCCGGCGATCAACGTCAATGACTCGGTCACCAAGTCGAAGTTCGACAACAAGTATGGCTGCAAGGAATCGCTGGTCGACGGCATCCGCCGCGGCACCGACGTGATGATGGCCGGCAAGGTCGCCGTCGTCTGCGGCTATGGCGATGTGGGCAAGGGCTCGGCCGCTTCATTGGCTGGCGCCGGCGCGCGCGTAAAAGTCACCGAAATCGACCCGATCTGCGCCCTCCAGGCCGCCATGGACGGCTTCGAGGTCGTGCAGCTTGAAGACGTCGTCAAGACCGCCGACATCTTCATCACCGCGACAGGCAACAAGGACGTCATCCGTCTCGACCATATGCGCGAGATGAAGGACATGGCGATCGTCGGCAATATCGGTCACTTCGACAACGAGATCCAGGTCACGGCGCTCCGGAACCTCAAGTGGAACAATATCAAGCCGCAGGTCGACATGATTGAGTTCCCCAAGGGCAACCGCATGATCCTGCTCTCCGAGGGACGTCTGCTCAATCTCGGCAACGCGACCGGCCATCCGTCCTTCGTGATGAGCGCCTCCTTCACCAACCAGGTGCTGGGCCAGATCGAGCTCTACAACAATGACGGCAAGTACAAGAACGAAGTCTATGTTCTGCCCAAGCACCTCGACGAGAAGGTGGCGCGGCTGCATCTCGAAAAGCTCGGCGTGCGCCTGACCGAGCTTTCGGACCAGCAGGCCGATTATATCTCGGTCGAAAAATCCGGTCCGTTCAAGGCCGAACACTACCGGTATTAA
- a CDS encoding glutathione S-transferase family protein, producing the protein MSLTLYIHPLASFCHKVLIALYENETEFDTEIVDFADLGSTAALLDKWPVGKIPVLHDSKAGQTVPETSIIIEYLQSNYPGAIRLLPADPKARLDVRLWDRFYDLYVSVPVQKIVTDRIRPAHANDPHGVAEARSTLDRAYGMIDAHLRSRRWATGEDFTMADCAALPALFFASIVHPFPGDREHLKAYLQRLLDRPSVQRVIAEARPYFSMFPYRDAMPEHYLGIS; encoded by the coding sequence ATGTCGCTGACGCTTTACATCCATCCGCTCGCTTCGTTTTGCCATAAGGTACTGATTGCGCTTTATGAAAATGAAACGGAGTTCGACACCGAGATCGTCGATTTCGCCGATCTGGGTTCCACGGCCGCCCTTCTCGACAAGTGGCCGGTCGGCAAGATTCCGGTCCTGCACGATAGCAAGGCCGGACAAACCGTACCCGAGACGAGCATCATCATCGAATACCTGCAGTCGAACTACCCGGGCGCAATCAGGTTGTTGCCGGCCGATCCAAAAGCGCGACTAGACGTCCGGCTGTGGGACCGGTTCTATGACCTCTATGTCAGCGTGCCGGTGCAGAAGATCGTGACGGACAGGATCAGACCCGCGCATGCCAACGATCCGCACGGTGTCGCTGAGGCAAGGTCGACGCTCGATCGGGCTTATGGCATGATCGACGCCCATCTCCGGTCCAGGCGGTGGGCAACGGGCGAGGATTTCACCATGGCGGATTGCGCCGCTTTGCCAGCCCTCTTCTTTGCGTCTATCGTGCATCCGTTCCCCGGTGATCGGGAGCATCTCAAGGCCTATCTGCAACGGCTGCTCGATCGGCCATCGGTGCAGCGGGTCATCGCGGAAGCGCGGCCATATTTCTCGATGTTCCCCTATCGGGACGCGATGCCTGAACACTATCTGGGAATCTCATGA